One genomic region from Mesorhizobium terrae encodes:
- a CDS encoding ABC transporter permease, producing MNGASVPNPLARTLALAVRFSLREMRGGLSGFLIFIACIALGVAAIGGVNSVARSISDGVATQGQTLLGGDIRFQLNQRDATAAERSFLDGLGTVSESSGMRSMARLMDGSDQALVEAKAVDQTYPLYGTLQTEPALPREALFSENSGAFGAVAPDILFERLHLKPGDRLKLGNATFELRAMLTSEPDAVSDGFGFAPRLLISKEGLAASGLVQPGSLVENAYKIRLPARASEADIEAIRQQATDKFPEAGWSIRNRTNAAPALSSNIERFSQFLTLVGLTALVVGGVGVANAVRAYLDGKRSVIATFKSLGASGGFVFTVYLVQILMISGLGILLGLLLGAAMPFAASAALQSLIPVPAEGGFYPGALTLAALFGVMVTLVFALLPLGRARDIPATALFREMGFESRGLPRLPYVAAALLIAAVLAGLAVLLAHDRRIAAIFVGATIFSFLVLRLVSALVQLVARRSPRVRSTALRLAVGNIHRPGALTPSVVLSLGLGLTLLVTLALIDGNLRRQIGGSLPERAPNFFFVDIQAADVDAFSALVAREAPQGTLARVPMLRGRVMALNGVAVDKIAVRPEGAWVLRGDRGITYATTMPENATLSAGNWWPADYQGEPLVSFSAEEAHALDLKIGDTVTVNVLGRNITARIANFRQVQWETMGINFVMVFTPNTFAGAPHSWLATLTEKTATTADDARVLNAVTRAYPAVTSVRVKDALEIVNRLVGQIGTAIRAAAGVALVSSVLVLAGALAAGNRARIHDAVVLKTLGATRRTLIAAFSLEYMLIGLATAVFALFAGGIAAWFVVSRVMTLPWQFQPEVAIGTILLSLVVTVGIGLLGTWRVLGHKAAPVLRTL from the coding sequence ATGAACGGCGCCTCGGTTCCCAATCCTCTGGCACGAACGCTTGCCCTGGCGGTTCGTTTTTCCTTGCGCGAAATGCGCGGCGGCCTGTCCGGCTTCCTGATTTTCATCGCCTGCATCGCCCTCGGCGTCGCGGCGATCGGCGGTGTCAATTCAGTGGCGCGATCGATTTCAGACGGCGTCGCCACCCAGGGCCAGACGCTGCTTGGCGGCGATATCCGTTTCCAGCTCAACCAGCGCGACGCGACCGCGGCCGAGCGCAGCTTCCTGGACGGGCTTGGCACTGTTTCGGAAAGCTCCGGCATGCGCTCCATGGCGCGCCTGATGGACGGCTCCGACCAGGCTCTTGTCGAGGCCAAGGCTGTCGACCAGACCTATCCGCTCTATGGCACGCTCCAGACCGAACCGGCGCTGCCGCGCGAGGCTCTATTTTCGGAGAATTCGGGCGCATTCGGCGCTGTCGCGCCGGACATCCTGTTCGAACGGCTGCATCTGAAGCCCGGCGACCGCCTGAAGCTCGGCAACGCCACGTTCGAACTGCGGGCGATGCTGACCAGCGAGCCGGATGCGGTGTCCGATGGCTTCGGTTTCGCGCCGCGCCTGCTGATTTCCAAGGAAGGACTGGCAGCCTCCGGCCTCGTGCAGCCGGGCAGTCTGGTCGAGAACGCCTACAAAATCCGTTTGCCCGCTCGGGCCAGCGAGGCCGACATCGAGGCCATCCGCCAGCAGGCGACCGACAAGTTCCCCGAGGCGGGCTGGTCGATCCGCAATCGAACCAACGCCGCACCGGCTTTGTCGTCCAACATCGAACGTTTCTCGCAGTTCCTGACGCTGGTCGGGCTCACCGCGCTGGTGGTCGGCGGCGTCGGCGTCGCCAACGCCGTGCGCGCCTATCTCGACGGCAAGCGTTCGGTGATCGCCACCTTCAAGAGCCTCGGAGCCTCGGGCGGCTTCGTCTTCACGGTCTATCTCGTGCAGATCCTGATGATTTCCGGGCTGGGCATTCTGCTCGGCCTGCTGCTCGGCGCGGCCATGCCGTTCGCGGCGAGCGCCGCGCTGCAATCGCTCATTCCCGTACCGGCCGAAGGCGGGTTTTATCCCGGCGCGCTGACCCTTGCCGCGCTGTTTGGCGTCATGGTGACGCTCGTCTTCGCATTGCTGCCGCTCGGTCGCGCCCGCGACATTCCAGCCACCGCGCTGTTTCGCGAGATGGGGTTTGAAAGCCGCGGCTTGCCGCGCTTGCCTTATGTCGCGGCTGCACTGCTCATTGCCGCGGTGCTTGCCGGTCTGGCGGTGCTGCTGGCCCACGATCGTCGCATCGCCGCCATCTTCGTCGGCGCGACCATATTTTCATTTCTCGTGCTGAGGCTGGTGAGCGCGCTCGTCCAGCTTGTCGCCAGGAGAAGCCCGCGCGTCCGCTCCACCGCGCTGCGGCTGGCGGTCGGCAACATTCACCGTCCCGGCGCCCTGACGCCATCCGTCGTGTTGTCGCTGGGACTTGGCCTGACGCTACTGGTCACGCTCGCGCTGATCGATGGAAATCTCAGGCGGCAGATCGGCGGCAGCCTGCCCGAGCGCGCGCCGAATTTCTTCTTCGTCGATATCCAGGCGGCCGATGTCGACGCCTTCTCCGCTCTGGTCGCCAGGGAAGCGCCGCAGGGAACGCTGGCCAGGGTGCCGATGCTGCGCGGCCGCGTGATGGCGCTGAACGGCGTCGCCGTCGACAAGATCGCCGTACGGCCTGAAGGCGCCTGGGTGCTGCGCGGCGACCGCGGCATCACCTATGCAACGACCATGCCCGAAAACGCCACGCTGTCGGCCGGAAACTGGTGGCCGGCCGACTATCAGGGCGAACCGCTGGTGTCCTTCTCGGCCGAGGAAGCGCATGCGCTCGACCTGAAGATCGGCGATACCGTCACCGTCAATGTGCTGGGCCGCAACATCACCGCCAGGATCGCCAATTTCCGCCAGGTGCAGTGGGAGACCATGGGCATTAATTTCGTCATGGTGTTTACGCCCAACACCTTCGCCGGCGCGCCACATTCCTGGCTGGCGACGCTGACGGAAAAGACCGCGACCACGGCCGACGACGCCCGGGTGCTCAACGCGGTAACCCGCGCTTACCCGGCGGTGACGAGCGTGCGGGTCAAGGATGCGCTCGAGATCGTCAATCGGCTGGTCGGCCAGATCGGCACCGCTATCCGTGCCGCCGCCGGTGTGGCACTCGTCTCGTCCGTGCTCGTGCTGGCCGGCGCACTGGCCGCCGGCAACCGGGCACGCATCCACGACGCGGTCGTGTTGAAGACGCTGGGCGCCACGCGCCGCACCCTGATTGCCGCCTTCTCGCTCGAATACATGCTGATCGGCCTCGCCACCGCTGTCTTTGCCTTGTTCGCGGGCGGTATTGCTGCCTGGTTCGTGGTGTCGCGGGTCATGACATTGCCGTGGCAGTTTCAGCCCGAAGTGGCCATCGGCACCATTCTGCTTTCACTCGTCGTCACCGTCGGCATCGGGCTCCTGGGCACCTGGCGGGTGCTGGGCCACAAAGCCGCACCTGTACTGCGTACGTTATGA
- a CDS encoding ABC transporter ATP-binding protein — protein sequence MTEAVIQLKDVSLTLGEGASSVHVLKGISLDVAAGEATGIVGPSGSGKSTLLMVLAGLERVDAGSVRIAGELLNGKSEDQIASFRGRNIGIVFQSFHLIPNMTALENVAVPLELAGAADPFGVAARELAAVGLADRVTHYPGELSGGEQQRVAIARALAPSPRILIADEPTGNLDQATGKQVADLLFAKAVERAMTLVLVTHDPALAARCTRQIAMRSGRIEAGAILARIPA from the coding sequence TTGACTGAAGCCGTCATCCAGCTGAAGGACGTTTCACTGACCCTTGGCGAGGGCGCCTCGTCGGTGCATGTGCTGAAGGGGATCAGCCTCGATGTCGCGGCGGGAGAAGCCACCGGCATAGTCGGACCGTCCGGCTCGGGCAAGTCCACTTTGCTGATGGTGCTGGCCGGTCTGGAGCGGGTCGACGCCGGCAGCGTGCGCATAGCCGGCGAATTGCTGAACGGCAAAAGCGAGGATCAGATTGCTTCGTTTCGGGGCCGGAACATTGGCATCGTCTTCCAGTCCTTCCACCTCATTCCCAACATGACGGCGCTGGAAAATGTCGCCGTGCCGCTGGAACTTGCCGGCGCCGCCGATCCATTTGGCGTTGCCGCGCGCGAACTGGCGGCGGTCGGTCTTGCGGATCGCGTTACTCACTATCCCGGCGAGCTTTCGGGCGGCGAACAGCAGCGCGTGGCGATCGCCCGTGCGCTGGCGCCGTCGCCGCGCATCCTCATCGCCGATGAGCCGACCGGCAATCTCGATCAGGCGACGGGAAAACAGGTTGCCGACCTGCTTTTCGCCAAGGCTGTGGAACGCGCCATGACGCTGGTGCTGGTCACGCACGATCCCGCGCTCGCGGCCCGCTGCACGCGCCAGATCGCGATGCGCTCGGGCCGGATCGAGGCAGGCGCGATCCTCGCCAGGATCCCGGCTTGA
- a CDS encoding arylesterase: MAFKHLAVFVAFFMALMPISAARAEQVQIVGFGDSLTAGFGLAPGEGFTDRLQAALRAKGYDVAVANAGVSGDTSSGGLARLDWSVPDGTRLVILELGANDMLRGIDPQLVEDNLDKMLTRLKERKIPVLLAGMVAAPNLGHAYGEAFGTLYPRLAQKYEVPLYPFFLDGVAGNPALQLPDGMHPNAKGIDVIVERILPTVEKAIQATAGKS, from the coding sequence ATGGCTTTCAAACATCTCGCCGTCTTTGTCGCATTTTTCATGGCGCTTATGCCGATTTCAGCCGCCCGGGCCGAACAAGTCCAGATCGTCGGCTTCGGCGACAGCCTGACCGCGGGCTTCGGCCTGGCGCCCGGCGAAGGGTTCACCGACAGGCTCCAGGCCGCCTTGCGCGCCAAGGGATATGATGTCGCCGTCGCCAATGCCGGCGTTTCCGGCGACACGTCGAGCGGCGGACTGGCGCGGCTCGACTGGTCGGTGCCGGACGGGACCAGGCTGGTCATTCTTGAACTCGGCGCCAACGACATGCTGCGCGGCATCGACCCGCAGCTGGTCGAGGACAATCTGGACAAGATGCTGACGCGACTGAAGGAGCGCAAAATCCCGGTGCTGCTCGCCGGCATGGTTGCTGCTCCCAATCTCGGCCACGCCTATGGCGAGGCGTTCGGTACGCTCTATCCGAGGCTCGCCCAGAAATACGAAGTGCCGCTCTATCCGTTCTTTCTCGACGGCGTTGCCGGCAACCCTGCCTTGCAGCTTCCCGACGGCATGCACCCCAATGCCAAAGGCATCGATGTCATCGTCGAGCGTATCCTGCCGACGGTCGAAAAGGCCATTCAGGCCACGGCCGGAAAATCCTGA
- the thpR gene encoding RNA 2',3'-cyclic phosphodiesterase yields MPRLFTALEIPRDAALSLSLLRGGLPGARWIDVENYHLTLRFIGDVEGHVADEVANALDRVHRPSFSLTLSGVGAFGQKKPHAVWAGVAPSPDLNALQAEIERICQRLGVPTDPRKFTPHVTLARLRNSSPLEVAHYLSARGNFAAMPFRVGRFVLMSSRDSVGGGPYVVEEAWPLLDADARPSNRVAMVSDASRIMR; encoded by the coding sequence ATGCCGCGTCTTTTCACCGCCCTCGAAATTCCGCGTGATGCTGCTCTCTCACTCTCCCTGCTCAGGGGCGGCCTGCCCGGCGCCCGCTGGATCGATGTCGAGAATTACCATCTGACGTTGCGCTTCATCGGCGATGTCGAAGGCCATGTCGCCGACGAGGTCGCCAATGCGCTGGACCGTGTCCACCGCCCCTCGTTTTCGCTGACGCTGTCGGGTGTCGGCGCTTTCGGACAGAAGAAGCCGCATGCGGTATGGGCCGGCGTCGCGCCCTCGCCCGACCTCAATGCGCTGCAGGCGGAGATCGAACGCATCTGCCAGCGTCTCGGCGTGCCGACCGATCCGCGCAAGTTCACGCCGCATGTCACGCTCGCGCGGCTGCGCAATTCCAGCCCGCTGGAGGTCGCCCACTATCTCTCGGCGCGCGGTAACTTCGCCGCCATGCCCTTCCGTGTCGGCCGTTTCGTGCTGATGTCGTCGCGCGATTCGGTCGGCGGCGGCCCCTATGTCGTGGAAGAGGCCTGGCCGCTGCTGGATGCGGACGCCCGTCCCTCCAACCGGGTCGCGATGGTTTCCGACGCCTCGCGAATCATGCGGTAG
- a CDS encoding low molecular weight protein-tyrosine-phosphatase: protein MRVEPPKSILFVCLGNICRSPLAEGVFGHVLATRGMDQAFRLDSAGTGGWHAGSAPDPRSVDIAAHHGIDISGQKARKVTPDDFDRFDLIFGMDRSNVADLKAAAPSSAQDRIHLFLEFAGNRGSEVPDPYYGGSEGFASVYRMIREASETIATRLEGRASASSSGQASSTT, encoded by the coding sequence ATGCGCGTGGAACCCCCAAAATCGATCCTGTTTGTTTGCCTCGGCAACATCTGCCGTTCTCCGCTGGCCGAAGGCGTCTTCGGGCACGTCCTGGCGACGCGCGGCATGGACCAGGCCTTCCGGCTCGATTCGGCGGGAACAGGCGGCTGGCATGCCGGCTCGGCGCCGGACCCGCGCTCGGTCGACATTGCCGCGCATCATGGCATCGACATTTCCGGCCAGAAGGCGCGCAAGGTGACGCCTGACGATTTCGACCGCTTCGATCTGATCTTCGGCATGGACCGGTCGAATGTCGCCGACCTGAAGGCCGCGGCTCCATCGTCCGCACAGGACCGCATCCACCTTTTCCTGGAATTCGCCGGCAACCGCGGCAGCGAGGTGCCGGATCCCTATTATGGCGGGTCCGAAGGCTTCGCCTCGGTCTACCGCATGATTCGCGAGGCGTCGGAAACCATCGCGACCCGGTTGGAGGGACGGGCGTCCGCATCCAGCAGCGGCCAGGCCTCTTCCACGACATAG
- a CDS encoding 4a-hydroxytetrahydrobiopterin dehydratase, whose product MTREKLSREAVAALLAGLDGWALAADGKSISRTFDFKNFSEAFAFMMRTALAAEKMDHHPDWSNVYKTVNVTLNTHDADGLTALDFELAKKMDRIAGN is encoded by the coding sequence ATGACGAGAGAAAAATTGAGCCGGGAGGCCGTTGCCGCGTTGCTGGCCGGACTGGACGGCTGGGCTCTTGCCGCTGACGGCAAGTCGATTTCCCGCACCTTCGATTTCAAGAACTTTTCGGAAGCCTTCGCCTTCATGATGCGGACGGCGCTGGCCGCCGAGAAAATGGACCATCACCCCGACTGGTCGAATGTCTACAAGACCGTGAACGTCACGCTGAACACGCATGACGCCGACGGGCTGACCGCGCTCGACTTCGAACTGGCCAAGAAGATGGACCGCATCGCCGGCAACTGA
- a CDS encoding YkvA family protein translates to MVRDGSYEFFGPGDGPAQERSVRAKFWRTAKKAARQIPFMEDVVAAYYCALDKETPVKVKAILFGALAYFVLPIDAIPDFVAGIGFTDDIAVLTAAITAVSSHITPAHRQAARDAIAEHD, encoded by the coding sequence ATGGTGCGCGACGGCAGCTACGAATTCTTCGGCCCGGGCGATGGCCCAGCCCAGGAAAGGAGCGTTCGCGCGAAATTCTGGCGCACGGCCAAGAAGGCGGCACGACAGATCCCGTTCATGGAGGACGTGGTCGCTGCCTATTATTGCGCGCTCGACAAGGAAACGCCGGTCAAGGTCAAGGCGATCCTGTTTGGCGCACTGGCCTATTTCGTGCTGCCGATCGACGCCATTCCCGATTTTGTCGCCGGTATCGGCTTCACCGACGACATCGCCGTTTTGACGGCGGCGATCACGGCCGTGAGCTCCCACATCACGCCGGCGCATCGCCAGGCCGCGCGCGACGCCATCGCTGAGCACGACTGA
- a CDS encoding invasion associated locus B family protein, protein MRGLIAIATGLALFATAVPALAQQATKIGQHNAWGTYSYKAASGKVCYVLTVPTDKQPPTLDHGDMFFFVSQRPGQQVSYEPQFIAGYAFQQNSKAVVTIDNKSFSMFTKGKSAWVENAAEEPVLIAAMKTGKDMKVTAKSGRGNPTSYVFSLKGISAALQSIATCK, encoded by the coding sequence ATGCGCGGATTGATTGCTATTGCCACCGGTCTGGCCCTGTTTGCCACGGCGGTGCCGGCGCTCGCCCAGCAGGCGACCAAGATTGGCCAGCACAATGCCTGGGGCACCTACAGCTACAAGGCTGCGAGCGGCAAGGTCTGCTACGTCCTGACCGTGCCGACCGACAAGCAGCCGCCGACGCTCGACCACGGCGACATGTTCTTCTTCGTCAGCCAGCGTCCGGGTCAGCAGGTTTCCTACGAGCCGCAGTTCATCGCCGGCTATGCGTTCCAGCAGAATTCGAAGGCTGTCGTCACCATCGACAACAAGTCGTTCTCGATGTTCACCAAGGGCAAGTCGGCCTGGGTGGAGAACGCTGCCGAGGAACCGGTGCTGATCGCAGCCATGAAGACCGGCAAGGACATGAAGGTCACCGCCAAATCCGGTCGCGGCAATCCGACGTCCTACGTCTTTTCGCTGAAGGGCATTTCGGCGGCGCTGCAGTCGATCGCCACCTGCAAGTAG
- the rlmN gene encoding 23S rRNA (adenine(2503)-C(2))-methyltransferase RlmN has protein sequence MTLSLDITDGNTRAALAARAGTTQKASLIGLGRAEMAEALVAAGIVPEKQAKMRVQQLWHWLYVRGVSEFSQMFNISKDLRTALDQHFAITRPEIVEEQISSDGTRKWLFRFPPRGAGRPVEIETVYIPEEGRGTLCISSQVGCTLTCSFCHTGTQKLVRNLTAEEILTQLMTARDRLGDFPDRDTPAGAIVPAEGRKVSNIVMMGMGEPLYNFEAVKQALLIASDGDGLALSKRRITLSTSGVVPEIFRTGEEIGVMLAISLHASNDDLRDLLVPINKKYPLKELIDACRKYPGLSNARRITFEYVMLKDVNDSPEDAKALVQLLKGIPAKINLIPFNPWPGTNYQCSDWETIEKFADFINNAGYASPIRTPRGRDILAACGQLKSESERMKKSERLALEAMMIAGHGE, from the coding sequence ATGACCCTTTCGCTCGACATCACCGATGGCAACACGCGTGCCGCTCTCGCCGCCCGCGCCGGCACGACCCAGAAGGCGTCGCTGATCGGCCTTGGCCGCGCCGAAATGGCCGAGGCGCTGGTCGCCGCCGGCATCGTGCCGGAAAAGCAGGCCAAGATGCGCGTGCAGCAGCTCTGGCATTGGCTTTATGTGCGCGGCGTTTCCGAATTCTCGCAGATGTTCAACATCTCGAAGGATCTGCGCACCGCTCTCGACCAGCATTTCGCCATCACGCGGCCCGAGATCGTCGAGGAGCAGATTTCTTCCGACGGCACCCGCAAATGGCTGTTCCGTTTCCCACCGCGCGGCGCCGGCCGTCCGGTGGAAATCGAGACGGTCTATATCCCCGAGGAAGGGCGCGGCACGCTGTGCATTTCCAGTCAGGTTGGCTGCACGCTGACCTGCTCGTTCTGCCATACCGGCACGCAGAAGCTGGTGCGCAACCTGACGGCGGAAGAAATCCTGACGCAGCTGATGACCGCTCGTGACCGGCTGGGCGACTTCCCCGACCGCGACACGCCGGCCGGCGCCATCGTGCCGGCCGAGGGCCGCAAGGTCTCGAACATCGTCATGATGGGCATGGGCGAGCCGCTCTACAATTTCGAGGCGGTGAAGCAGGCGCTGCTCATTGCATCCGATGGCGATGGGCTGGCTTTGTCCAAGCGCCGCATCACGCTGTCCACCTCCGGCGTCGTGCCCGAAATCTTCCGCACCGGCGAGGAGATTGGCGTGATGCTGGCCATTTCGCTACATGCCTCCAACGACGATTTGCGCGATCTCCTGGTGCCGATCAATAAGAAGTACCCGCTGAAAGAGCTGATCGACGCCTGCCGCAAATATCCGGGTCTTTCCAATGCGCGCCGCATCACCTTCGAATATGTGATGCTGAAGGACGTCAACGACAGTCCGGAAGATGCCAAGGCGCTGGTGCAGCTGCTCAAGGGCATCCCGGCCAAGATCAACCTGATCCCGTTCAATCCCTGGCCCGGCACCAACTACCAGTGCTCGGACTGGGAGACGATCGAGAAGTTCGCCGACTTCATCAACAATGCCGGCTATGCCTCGCCGATCCGCACGCCGCGCGGGCGCGATATCCTGGCCGCTTGCGGCCAGCTGAAGTCGGAATCGGAGCGGATGAAGAAATCCGAGCGCCTGGCGCTTGAGGCGATGATGATCGCAGGGCACGGCGAGTGA
- a CDS encoding LysE family translocator encodes MSFVPDNTTLIQFAIATFILAITPGPDMTLFVSRTLSQGRAAGFASMAGALSGTLIHTSLVVVGVSALIVASPMAFFVLKIFGAGYLVFLAWQAVTRGSAFSPEKKAGPQISLARAWAAGLGVNLLNPKIILFFMTFLPQFVSAHDPNAPGKLFFLGAMFVVLSIPVTAPMVFAAEKFSAAMKASPRVTRVVDYLFAGVFSAFALKILTAQAK; translated from the coding sequence ATGTCCTTTGTTCCGGACAACACCACGCTGATCCAATTCGCCATCGCCACCTTCATCCTGGCGATTACGCCCGGACCGGACATGACCCTGTTCGTCAGCCGTACGCTGAGCCAGGGCCGCGCCGCCGGCTTCGCCTCAATGGCCGGCGCATTGTCGGGCACATTGATCCACACATCGCTGGTTGTGGTCGGCGTTTCGGCGCTGATCGTCGCCTCGCCGATGGCCTTCTTCGTTTTGAAGATCTTCGGCGCCGGCTATCTGGTCTTTCTCGCCTGGCAGGCGGTCACCAGGGGCTCGGCCTTTTCGCCGGAAAAGAAGGCTGGGCCGCAGATTTCACTTGCCCGCGCCTGGGCGGCGGGACTTGGCGTCAACCTGCTCAACCCGAAGATCATCCTGTTCTTCATGACCTTCCTGCCGCAATTCGTCTCAGCGCACGATCCCAACGCGCCGGGCAAGCTGTTCTTCCTCGGCGCGATGTTCGTGGTGCTGTCCATTCCGGTGACCGCGCCGATGGTGTTCGCGGCGGAGAAATTCTCGGCGGCGATGAAGGCCAGCCCGCGCGTCACGCGCGTGGTGGACTATCTGTTTGCCGGGGTATTTTCGGCCTTCGCGCTCAAGATCCTGACGGCCCAGGCGAAGTAG
- a CDS encoding putative bifunctional diguanylate cyclase/phosphodiesterase: protein MRVISCIATEHNLWLVLLAAFLCVTGCWVTSGLFQRTRKTDGIQAKGWLVLTAVAAGSSIWCTHFVAMLAYDPGAPIFFEPLLTMASLIIAIIGTGLGFACATSGGRYMAPVGGAIVGLAISAMHYTGMAAYHVAGIVEWDSAYVTASVLIAIAFGAVALAQWVRGQSRNALFIGTGVLVLAIVGLHFTGMAAVSVTPMSFVTGGTNPSVLEAMAVSVAIVGLLIAGTGAVSYLIDERMRFENYERLQQLALNDALTGLPNRTSFTDYLVNEIERAAETDDTKVAVIGIDLDRFKEINDLRGHAAGDHALKTVARRLARLLKDGEFTARLGGDEFAAIKRFTEQSDLLDFVARLEKALFQPLRFDDFEIVTGASIGVAVYPLDGEDSERLVSNADLAMYRAKADVQQAVCFYESAMDEAARDRRALANDLRHAIDRGDLALHYQLQASVLTGEVTGYEALLRWRHPERGMIPPSEFIPIAEENGSIQAIGEWVLRTACRQAAGWHNGHKVAVNLSPKQLSHSNLPKLIHEILLETGLPARRLELELTESAIIADKARTLHALRQIRALGVTIAIDDFGTGYSSLDTLRSFPFDKIKLDRSFMGDIEQSPQAKAIVRAVLALGRSLEIPVLAEGVETKIQLSILQQEGCNEAQGFLLGRPQPLGKIIEANFGPEIVEDAMETTVSVRPPLKRLGR, encoded by the coding sequence ATGCGCGTCATCTCCTGCATCGCCACGGAACATAATCTGTGGCTCGTCCTGCTCGCCGCTTTCCTGTGCGTCACCGGCTGTTGGGTCACCTCCGGCCTTTTCCAGCGCACCAGGAAAACCGATGGCATCCAGGCCAAGGGTTGGCTGGTTTTGACGGCGGTTGCCGCCGGCTCGTCGATCTGGTGCACGCATTTTGTCGCCATGCTGGCCTATGATCCCGGCGCGCCGATCTTCTTCGAACCGCTTCTGACTATGGCCTCGCTGATCATCGCCATCATCGGCACCGGGCTCGGCTTCGCCTGCGCAACCAGTGGTGGCCGCTACATGGCGCCTGTCGGCGGCGCCATCGTCGGCCTGGCGATCTCTGCGATGCACTATACCGGCATGGCCGCCTATCACGTTGCCGGTATCGTCGAGTGGGACAGCGCCTATGTCACCGCTTCCGTTCTGATCGCAATCGCCTTCGGCGCAGTGGCGCTGGCACAGTGGGTGCGCGGACAAAGCCGCAATGCACTCTTCATTGGAACCGGCGTTCTGGTTCTGGCGATCGTCGGCCTGCACTTCACCGGCATGGCCGCGGTTTCGGTGACACCGATGTCCTTCGTCACCGGTGGCACCAATCCCAGCGTCCTCGAAGCGATGGCCGTTTCCGTGGCGATCGTCGGCTTGCTGATCGCCGGCACCGGCGCCGTCAGCTACCTCATCGACGAGCGCATGCGCTTCGAGAATTACGAGCGCTTGCAGCAGCTCGCTCTCAACGATGCGCTGACCGGCCTGCCCAACCGCACCAGCTTCACCGACTATCTGGTCAACGAAATCGAGCGGGCCGCCGAAACCGACGACACCAAGGTCGCGGTGATCGGCATCGATCTCGACCGCTTCAAGGAAATCAACGATCTGCGTGGCCACGCAGCCGGCGACCATGCGCTGAAGACGGTGGCGCGCCGCCTGGCGCGCCTGTTGAAGGACGGCGAATTCACGGCGCGCCTCGGTGGCGACGAATTCGCGGCCATCAAGCGTTTCACCGAGCAAAGCGACCTGCTCGACTTCGTGGCGCGACTGGAAAAGGCGCTGTTTCAGCCGCTGCGTTTCGACGATTTCGAGATCGTTACCGGCGCCAGCATCGGCGTCGCCGTCTACCCGCTCGATGGCGAAGACAGCGAACGACTGGTGAGCAATGCCGACCTTGCCATGTACCGCGCCAAGGCGGACGTGCAGCAGGCGGTCTGCTTCTACGAATCGGCCATGGACGAGGCGGCCCGCGACCGGCGCGCGCTCGCCAACGATCTGCGCCATGCCATCGACCGCGGCGATCTGGCGCTCCACTACCAGTTGCAGGCTTCCGTGCTGACCGGCGAAGTGACCGGCTACGAAGCGCTTCTGCGTTGGCGCCATCCCGAGCGTGGCATGATCCCTCCGTCGGAATTCATCCCGATCGCCGAGGAAAACGGCTCGATCCAGGCCATCGGCGAGTGGGTCTTGCGCACCGCATGCCGGCAGGCAGCGGGCTGGCACAACGGACACAAGGTCGCCGTCAACCTGTCGCCCAAGCAGCTGTCGCACAGCAACCTGCCGAAGCTGATCCACGAAATCCTGCTGGAGACCGGCCTGCCGGCGCGCCGGCTTGAGCTGGAACTGACGGAATCCGCCATCATCGCCGACAAGGCGCGAACCCTGCATGCGCTGCGCCAGATCAGGGCACTGGGGGTTACGATTGCCATCGACGATTTCGGCACCGGCTATTCCTCGCTCGACACGCTGCGTTCCTTCCCGTTCGACAAGATCAAGCTCGACCGCTCCTTCATGGGCGACATCGAACAAAGCCCGCAGGCGAAGGCCATCGTGCGCGCCGTGCTGGCTCTCGGGCGCAGCCTCGAGATCCCGGTGCTCGCCGAAGGCGTCGAGACAAAAATCCAGCTTTCCATCCTGCAACAGGAAGGCTGCAACGAAGCGCAAGGTTTTCTGCTTGGCCGGCCTCAGCCGCTCGGCAAGATCATCGAAGCCAACTTTGGCCCGGAAATCGTCGAGGACGCTATGGAAACCACCGTCTCCGTGCGCCCGCCTTTGAAACGCCTGGGTCGATAG